The region CGTCAGGCTGCCCGACGGGCTGATCTACACGGATCTCAAGATCGGCAAGGGCCGGACGCCGAAACCGGGACAGACCGCGATCGTTCACTACACCGGCACCTTCCCGGACGGGCGAAAGTTCGACAGCTCGCGCGACCGCGGGCAGCCGTTCGAGTTTGCGCTCGGACAGCATCGCGTGATTCCGTGCTGGGACGAAGGCGTCGCGACTATGCGCGTCGGCGGCCGCCGCAAGCTCGTCTGTCCGCCGCAGCTCGCCTACGGCGAACGCGGCGCGGGCGGCGTCATTCCGCCGAACGCGACGCTGGACTTCGACGTCGAACTGCTCGGAGTGCGCTAGC is a window of Candidatus Eremiobacterota bacterium DNA encoding:
- a CDS encoding FKBP-type peptidyl-prolyl cis-trans isomerase — its product is MQRPHAILLALLLAVPLPVMAATSASYKTKPAKTAAAKTVRLPDGLIYTDLKIGKGRTPKPGQTAIVHYTGTFPDGRKFDSSRDRGQPFEFALGQHRVIPCWDEGVATMRVGGRRKLVCPPQLAYGERGAGGVIPPNATLDFDVELLGVR